Below is a genomic region from Posidoniimonas corsicana.
GCCCGCAAAGTTGGCTTCACCGCCCGGCCGGTGGTAGGCGGCGTGTTCATGCGGATGCTCTACAACGCCGACGCGTGGGACAAGTGGGCCTCGCGGGACGTGACCAATGCCGGCGACTACGCGCCGATGCCGATCCCGCCCAAGGTGACCGAGGTAGTCGCTTCGGCCGCCGACCGCAAGGCGACTGCGCCCATTTGGCGGTACACCACGTCCCGCCCGGGGGACGGCTGGCGGGCGCCAGGCTTTGACGACTCCGGCTGGCGGGTCGCAAAGGCAGGCTTCGGCGCCCACGGAACGCCCAACGCCCGGATCGGCGCCGAGTGGACCGGCCGGCGGATCTGGCTGCGTCGCGAGTTCGACATGCCTGCCGACGCACCGGCGGACGTCCGCCTGCACGTGCACTACGACGAGGACGCGGAGGTCTACATCAACGGCGTGCTGGCCGCCTCGCTGGGCGGCTACTCGACCGACTACGAGTTGGCGTTCATCCGCCCCGAGGCGCTCGCCACGCTGAAGCCCGAGGGCAACGTGTTTGCGGTCTCGTGCCGCAACCGCACCGGCGGCCAGTACATCGACGTCGGCCTCGCCACGGTCGAAGAGCAGACGCCCCGCGTCGCCGCCCAGCAGTGAAACAGCGACGTCCCGAAGCACTCAACCACCGCATGACCAAGCCGTCCGACAACCCGATCGCCCGCCGCAGGGTGCTGCAGTCGCTCGCGGCCACGGCCGTAGCGCCCGCAGCCCTGTCGCGGGCCGCGACCGGCGGCGGCGGTTCGGTCGAGAAGATCGTCGTCGATCCAACGCCGGTGCACGAGATCTCGCCATACTTGTACATGCAGTTCATGGAGCCGCTGGGCGTCACGGACAGCTCGGTCGAGGCCTCGTGGGACCACACCCGGAACGACTGGCGGGGCGACCTGGTGGACGCCACCCGCCGCCTGGCGCCGACCATGATGCGGTGGGGCGGCATCTACACCGACTTCTACCGCTGGCGGGAAGGGGTCGGCCCCCGCGACCAGCGGCCGCCGATGCTCAACCTGCAGTGGGGCGGCATCGAGTCGAATCAGGTCGGCACGGCCGAGTTTGTCGACTTCTGCCGCCGCGTTGGCGCCGACCCGCTGATGTGCGTCAACTTCGAGTCCGATGGACGTGAGCGCTTCATGCACGCCCAGGGCAGGCCCCGCTCGGGCGACGCCCAGGAGGCTGCCGACTGGGTCTCGTACTGCAACGACCCGGACAACGGCGAGCGGAAGCGCCACGGCCACCAGCAGCCGCTGACCATCAAGCACTGGCAGATCGGCAACGAGACCTCCTACGACCGCAACGGTTTCGACCTCGAGACCACCGCCCGCAAAACGGTCGAGTTCGCCCGGGCGATGCGCGAGCGGGACCCGTCGATCTCCATCATCGGTTGGGGCGACAGCGGCTGGGCGCCCCGGATGGCGGCGGTGGCCGGCGAGCAGATCGACATGCTGGCGTTCCACCAGATGTTCGACCCGGACAACCGCCGCGAGCCGGTGCTGCGCGGCGAGCGGTACCGCCGCGACCCGTCGGCGACCTGGCAGGTGCTGATGGACGCGTGGGAGAAGAACGACCGCAAGATCCGCGAGGTGCGCGACAGCCTGACCGGCGTCGACCTGCCGCTGGCGATGACCGAGTGCCACTTCGCAATCCCCGGACGCAACCGCTGCGACGTGCTGTCGACCTGGGCCGCCGGCGTGTCGTACGGTCGGATCCTGAACAACCACCAGCGGCACGCCGACGTGCTGAAGATCGCCACCGCCGCCGACTTCTGCGGCAACCGCTGGCAGGTGAACGCCGTCATGCTGCCGACCCCCGCCGGCTCCGGCGCAGCCTACCTGATGCCGGTCGCCCGCGTGATGCAGCTCTACCGCCACCACATCGGCGCCCACACAACGGACGTGAAACACACCCCGCCGGGGCTCGACGTGGTGGCGAGCCGCGGCGACGACAAGCTGTACCTGCACGTCGTGAACACGAATCAGAACCAGCCGGTCGAGGCGGTGCTTGATCTGGGCGACCTACCGACTGGCACCGCGGCCGCGCACCAGATCGCCGACGACCCGATGGTCGAGGTGTCGCACCTCAACAGCGACCGGGTGATGCAGATCAAAAAACGCGAGCTGCAACCAGGGCAGCCGTGGAAGTTCCCGGCCGCGTCGGTAACCGCCGTGGAGGTGTCCCTGCCCGCTTAGCCGCAGACCACCGCGCGGCGCAACAACTTACCAAGCTTGCTTGCTTCCCAATCGGCTGCCAGGATCCGAGAACGGAAGTTAGTGACCGACGCCCCCGCCGCTTGCGGCGGGGGCGTCACGTTTTTAGCCTGGAAGCATCTCCCCTCCCCACGCTCCCCGCCCCACACCTGCCGTTATGCCCCTCCGCGCCTCGTCGCTCGCATTGCTAACACTCCTCGCCCTCGGCGTCCGGGGCGCCGCGAATGCCGACGAATTGCCCGACCTGGTTCGGCACGTCAACACGCTGCAGGGGACCAACTCGCGGTTCGAGCTCACCCGCGGCAACACCTACCCAACCTGCGCGCTGCCGTTTGGCATGCACACCTGGACGCCGCAGACAGGTCACAACGGCGATGGCTGGAAGTACCAGTACCACAAGGACACAATCCGGGGGTTCCAGCAGGCCCACCAGTGCAGCTCGTGGAGCAACGACTACGCGGTGTTCTCGCTGATGCCCGTCGTCGGCGACCTGAAGGTCGACCAGCACGCCCGCGCCGCCCGCTTCAGCCACGACGATGAAGTCGGCAAGCCCCACTACTACGGCGTGAAGCTGGCCAACGGCGTGCAGACAGAGATCTCGCCCACGACCCGCGGCGCGATGCTGCGGTTCCGGTTCCCGGCCGAACGCGACGCGCACCTCGTGCTGGACGGCTACACCGGCCGGAGCGAGGTGCGTCTGGACCCCGATAACAACCGCATCGTCGGCTGGGTCCGCAACGGCCGCAACCAGCCGCGGGGCTTCGTGAACCACTTCGTCGTGCAGTTCGACACCCCGTACCAGGCGTTCGGCTGCTGGCGGGCGCGGTCGGGCGAGGTCGAACCCGGCCAGGACCAGGCCCGCGGTCGCGGCGCCGGCGCCTACGTCACCTTCCCTCCTGGCGCGGTCGTGCAGGCCAAGGCGGCGTCGTCTTATGTCTCGGCGGAACAGGCGGAGCTCAACCTGAACCGCGAGCTCGGCGACTACAACCAGCTTGAGGAGGTCAAGCAGGCCGCGGAGGAGGTCTGGAACCGGCACCTTGGCACGATCATGGTCGAGGGCGGTTCGGAGGAGCGTACCGACACGTTCTACTCGTGCTACTTCCGCGCCAGCCTGTTCCCGCGGAAGTTCTACGAGCGTGACGAGAACGGCGACCCCTTCTACCGCAGCCCGTACGACGGCGAGCTCCACCAGGGTTATCTGTACACGGACACCGGCCTGTGGGACACGTTCCGCGCCCAGATGCCGCTCAACGCCCTGCTCTACCCCGAGATGCACGGCCGCTACATGCAGGGTCTGATGGCCGCGTACCGGCAGTGCGGCTGGCTGCCGAGCTGGTCGTTCCCGGGCGAGGCGGGCAGCATGATCGGCAACCACGCCATCTCGCTGCTGACCGACGCGTGGGCCAAGGGAATCCACACGTTCGACCCCGCCGTGGCGCTCGAGGCGTACGATCACGAGTCGAGTGAGAAAGGCCCGTGGGGCCCCGCCAATGGCCGCCGTGGGGCAGACGTTATCGACCGGTTGGGATACCTGCCGTATCCCGAGTTCCGCGAGGGGACCGCCAAAACCCTTGAATATGCCTACGACGATTGGTGCGGCTACCACTTGGCGACCTTGACCGGGCACGACGACTACGCCCAGAAGTTCGCGGCTCGGATGCGGAGCTACCAGCATGTGTTCGACGCCGAGACCGGCTTCATGCGGGGCCGCGACGCCGACGGAAAGTGGAACGACCGTTTCGACCCGATCGAGTGGGGCGGCCCCTATACCGAGGGCTCGGCCTGGCACTGGGTGTGGTCCGTGTTCCACGACCCGGCCGGACTGGCCGAGCTGCTCGGCGGCGACCAGGCGTTCATCGCCAAGCTCGACGCGGTGTTCGACGCGCCGGCGGAGTTCAAGCCCGGCACGTACGGCGCCCCCATCCACGAGATGCGCGAGATGGTGCTCGGCCAGATGGGGCAGTATGCGCACGGAAACCAGCCGATCCAGCACATGCCCTACCTGTACGCGTACACGTCTGAGCCCTGGAAGGCGCAGCGGTGGACGCGTGAAGTGATGCGGAAGCTGTACAACGCCACCGAGGACGGCTACCCCGGCGACGAGGATCAGGGGCAGACATCGTCCTGGTTCGTGCTGAGCGCCCTGGGCTTCTACTCGGTCTGCCCGGGTGTCGACCAGTACGTGATCGGCAGCCCGGCCTTCGCGAAGGCGACCATCACGCTGGAGGACGGCGGCAAGTTCGTGGTCGAGGCGGATGGCAATTCGCCAGAGAACGTCTACATCCAGCGGGCCACCCTGAACGGCCGGCCGTTCGAGCGGAACTACCTGACTCATGAAGAGGTCACTAGCGGCGGGGTGCTGAAACTCCAGATGGGCCCGGAGCCCAACCGCGATCGGGGCGTCAGGCCACAAGACCGGCCGTACTCGGTCTCCACGGCGGCGGAGTAGACCGACGGCGGCCACGCTTGCCCGCGGCGACGCCAGCGGACAAGATGGGAGGCGTTCGCGGAGTCTGCCCCTTTCCTATCTCCCGCAGCTGGCATGCCCTGGTTCTGGATCGCACGACTTGTCTCCGCGTTTGTAGTAGTGGCGACCCTACTCCCACTGCTGCCTGTGGGGGCCTGGTGGGTGCGGGTTTGCGACTTCCCCCGCCTGCAACTCGCGGCGGTCTCGCTGCTGCCGGTGCTGCTGCTCGCGGTAGCGGGCGGGCAGGCGCCTTGGTTCGGCGAGCGTGGTCTGCTGGCGGCCGTTTGCCTGCTGGCCTTTGGTTGGCAGCTTTCCCATGTGGTCCGGTACACCGGCCTGACTTCACAGGAGGTCGCCCACGCGCCCGAGAACGCCGGTCAGGACTCGTTGCGGCTGGTGATCGCGAACCTCGAGTACACGAACGACCAGAAGCAGGCGATGCTCGAGAAGCTGCGGAGCACGCAGCCAGACGTGCTCCTGCTCATCGAGTTCGACGACGCCTGGGCCGAAGCGCTCGCGCCCCTCCAGCAGTCGCTGCCCCACCACAGCGGCACGGTCGAGGGCGAGGGGCTGGGCCTGACGCTGTGGTCGCGGCTGCCGCTGGAGGACCCCGAGGTGCGCTATCTGATAAGCGAACGGCGCCCTTCGATCCACACCGGGCTGGCCCTGCCAGGCGGCCGCAGCGTACGCCTGATCTGCGTCCACCCCACGCCGCCCGGCCTGCGGGACAGCACCGGCGAGGAGCGGCGCGACAGCCGCGTCCGCGACGCGGAGCTGGTGGTGGTCGCCGACGAGGTGGCCAAGAGCGGCGACACTCCCTGCATCGTGACCGGCGACTTCAACGACGTCGCGTGGTCGCACACCACGCGGCTCTTCAAGCGGCTCAGCGGGCTGCACGACCCGCGGGTGGGACGCGGCCTGTACAACACCTACCCGTCCCACTACCCGCTGCTGCGGTTCCCGATCGACCACGTGTTTGTTTCGCCCGGGTTCCAGCTCCGCGAGCTCAGCCGGATCGAGCTGCCCGGCTCCGACCACTTCGGCGTCATCGCCGACGTCGTCCCGCCGGCGGCCGCCGCGGAAGACCCCGGCGCAGGCGAGGGGGACCGGCAGGAGGCCGAGGAGATTCTGGAAGAGGGCAAGCAGGACGCCGAGCAACGCGACATCAAGTCCGACGAGGCGGACCAGCACACCCTGGGCGCAGGCCGGGTCGCCCCGCGAGTGGTGTGACCCGGCCTGCCGCCCTGACGGCGCCGGCGACGCGTGGCACAATACTCCCATGCTCGCCGAACTCCCCATCATCCCGCTACGCAACCTGGCGGTGACGCTCATCCCGGTCGCGGCGGTGCTCGCAATCCTGTGGCGGTGGTCGCTCGCCCCGTGGTCCGGCGTCTACGCCCTCGGCCGGATGCTCGCGCAGCTGCTCGTGATAGGGTACGTGCTGACTTTGGTTTTCCAGACCGATCAGCCCGCGGTGGTGGGGCTGGTGCTGACGGTGATGCTGCTGTCGGCCGGTTGGATCGCGCTCCGCACGGTGGACCGTCCCACCTGGCGACGCCGCGGCCGGGCGGTGCTCTCCATCCTGATTGGCGGCGGGGTCACGCTGGGCGTCTGCACCCAGGTGGTGCTGTCGCTCGAGACCTGGTTCGAGCCGCGGTACGTCGTCCCCCTGGCAGGGATGGCGTTGGCCAACGCGATGAACACTGTGAGCCTGGCCGCTGAGCGGTTTGAAGCCGAAACGGGCCGCGGAGTCCGCGCTTGCGAGGCCCGTGCAGCGGCCATGCGGGCCTGCATGATCCCCGCTACCAACGCGCTCTTGGCGGTCGGTCTGGTGTCGATCCCGGGCATGATGACGGGCCAGGTGCTGGCCGGCGTGGACCCGCTGATCGCGGCCCGCTACCAGATCATGGTGATGGCCATGGTGTACGGCTCAGCGGGCCTGTCGGGCGCGTGCTACCTGTGGTTCGAGTCCCGCCACGTCGGCGCGGACCCGCTCGATGACGGTACGCCTGCCCCGTGAGCGGCTACACGGCCGCCAGATCCCGCCCGTTGCCCGCGCGGAACTTGCAGACCAGGTCGAGCTGGTCCTTGGCGTCGTAGAACCGCAGCACGCTGCGGACGTGGTCGCGGACGGTGTTCTCGGTGATCGCCATCGACTCGGCGATCTCGGGCCGTCGCCGGCCGTCGAGCAGGTGCACCAGCACCACCCGCTGCGTCGGCGTCAGCTCGCGCACCACACGTGGGTTCAATACGGGCGCGCCGGCAAAGTGCAACCAATCCACGTTGGCGAGGATGATATGCGCGATCCGGCGGTGTCGGGCCGAGAACCGCTCGCGGCCGACGTGGCGGTACAGCCCGATCGCGCTGTACGTGTCGACCGAGCCGAGTGGGAAGATGCTGTACAAGAAGTCGTCGATGCCCCGGTCCAGGCGGTACTTCTTGATCGTGGGGTGGTTGTACCAGTCTTCGTCTGGCACCAGCTGGTCGCGTGTGCGCGTGAAGTGCTGCCCCTCAGCAAGAACGTGGCAAAGCGGCGCGTTCTCCGGAGGGGGCTGCTGCCCGATCTGGCTCGCCTCGAGCCAGCCAGCAAATTGCCCGTCGGTCAGGTCCTCGTGGATCGCGCCGACGCTCATCGGCGTGTCGGCCGAGTGGTCGCAGTACGAGACCGTCCACAACCACCCGTCGGCCCCGGTCAGTTCCTTGAGCCGCCGCATCAGCAGCCGCTTGCGCGCGTTGACGTCGCCTTCGTTCCCGGCGACCTCGCCGAGCAGCTTGGCGATCGCCACCGCGTCCTCGATCAGGATCATCTCCTGATCACTCGGCGATGACTCCTGATCCGACATCCGCGCACTCCCAGGATTCGCTAGCAGGGGAACCCGTAGGATGGATCCCCCCCAGGGGTGATACGAAAAGTAAACTTAGCGAACATAATCGGCGGATAGTAGGGCGCGGGGCCGGCGTCGTCCACAACTGCGGGGATTCGACTCACCCGGGCCCGGTGAAGAATCGATGAACAGACTGGCCCGCGGGCGCTTGGGAACTAGCTTTCCAGTAGGCCGCCGGGCCTCGAGGGAACTTGGTGAACCTCGCCGCCGTGCGCGGCGTCCGATAGCCGACCGCAGGCAACCCGGCGGACGGCTACGAAAAGTTTCCAAGCCCGCCGCATCCCCGGCGAACACCAAGACACAACCCTTCGAAACACCGCCACCGCAGGACACACAAGCGTCTCGCAACCCCGCCAAATGGCCCCTGGCCTACGGAACAGGCCGATAGCAACCGCGTTCGGGATAGACCGAAGTCAGGGGCCATTTGGCGGGGATGTGACGCCGCCAGCCGCGTGCTAGTACGCGTTCTCCTGCTTCAGCACCACCAACGCCGTGCGGACCAGGATCTTGAGGTCCATCCACAGCGACCAGTCACGGATGTACTGGTGGTCGTAGCGGACGCGGCCCTGCATCTTGTCGAGGGTCTCGGTCTCGCCGCGGAAGCCCATGACCTGGGCCAGCCCCGTGATGCCCGGCTTCACCTTGTGGCGGAGCATGTAACCGTCGATCAGCGTGCGGTACTGCTCGTTGTGCGCGGTGGCGTGTGGGCGGGGGCCGACCAGGCTCATCGTTCCCTGCAGCACGTTGAACAGCTGCGGCAGCTCGTCCAGCGAGGTCCGTCGCAGCACGGCGCCCAGCGGGGTGATGCGGCTGTCGCCGCGGGTCGCCTGCCGCACCACGGGGCCGTTGTCTTCGGTCCGCATGCTGCGGAACTTCCAGACCAGGATCTCGCGTCCGTCCAGGCCGTACCGCTTCTGGCGGAAGAACACGGGGCCGCGGCTGGTCAGCTTCACCGCGGCCGCGATTACCGCCATCGGCGCCGCCAACAGGGCCAGGAGCAGCGAACCAAACAGCAGGTCGCAGAACCGCTTGAACAGGCCGTCGACGCCGTGCAGCGGGTTCTCGTGCACACTCACCGCGGGCAGGCCATCGATGTTGGTCCAGCGGGCGTGCATCAACTCGAACACGAAAAAGTCCGGCACGATGTACACGCTGGCGGTCGTGTCAGAAAGCTTCGACAGCACGTTGCGGATCCGCTGCTCGGCCCGCATGGGGAAGGTGATGTAGACCGACTCCACACGGCCGCTGCGGCAATCGGCGACGAGCTGGTCGAGGTCACCGGCGCGGTCGCCCGCGTCGGCCACCCGGCCCGCGTCCTCGCCCACGCCCCGGTCGTCGTAGAACCCGCCGACACGCAGGCCGAGGCTCGGGCAGCCGTTCAGGTTCTCGGCGAGCTGCAGGCCCAGCTCATTGGCGCCGCAGATCGCGACCGTGCGGGTGTTGAGGCCGCGCTTGCGGAGCGCCTTCTGCACGCCCCGGATAGCGACCCGGATTGCCATCATGGACAGCGGGGCGGCGACCAGCCAGGCGACCTTGGTCTCGTAGGTGAAGCGGACGTTGTAGTGCGACACCAGGCCGACGCCCAGCAGGCCGGCGATGGCGTAGCCCCAGGTCATGGCGATGCACCCCAGCTCGCGGCGCAGCCGGTCGCCCCGCCAGCTGTGGTAGACGCCGGTCACCTCGGCCGCGACGTGCATCGCCAGCACCGCGGCGGCCGAGATGATCAGCCACTCGTTGGCCAGCGTGTGCCCCGCCTCGCCGCCGGTCGGCGTGGCCTGCAGCGCCACGTACAGCGTGCCGGCGATCGCAACCGCGTCCAGCAGTCGGTGGACGCCGTGGAGGACAGAGCTGTGCTGGCGGATGCCGCGGGTGGTCGAGTTCATCGGGAGGGCTCACGGTGTCGGTGGCGGAACGCCCAGACTGATTGCAAGCCCGGCGCCAGTGGGCCGGACGCTAGAAAACAACGGGAAACGCAGGCCCCGGGCGGCCTGCCTGCGGGGGCGTGTGGCGAAATGTCAACCGGTCGTTGACGCCCGTCGACAACCGCCCGGCCAGGGCCGCAGGCCGCTGCGGCGGCCGCGGGGAACTCACAGCTACCTCAATCCGTCCAACTGGCGTATCCTGTCCTGCGACGGACCTCCCCCGCCTACCGGAACGAACAGGCGCCATGATTCAACGGAAGAAGTTCTTGCTGCTGCTCCCCGCGGCGGCGTTGCTCTCGATGGCCTTCGCCCAAGACCCACCGCCACTGCCCGGCCAGCGGGCCGCCGATCAGGGCAACTGGAAGCTGGCGTACGACACCCTCAGCGCCGGCCTGCTCGGCAAGAACCTGCCCGATGACGAGCTGGTCCCCGCGATCGGTCAGTGCGTCAACAGCCTGGCCCAGCTAAACCGCGTCGCGGAGACCGACGCCTTCCTCGAGGCGGTGGCGGCGGCCTACCCGAAGAACCCCGGCGTGCTGCTAAAGGTAGCGCAGTCGTATGAAAACCTGCCCCACTACGGCGCGATGGTCGCCGGCGAGTTCCGCCGCGGCGGCGTGCGTGGGCGGGCGAAGGTGGTCAATTCGTACGAGCGCGACCGCGTCCGGGTGCTGCAGCTGCTGCGCGACGCGTCGCAGCTCGACGGCGAGCGCTCCCCGGGTGGTGTCGCGCGGGCCTTGATCGATGCTTTGATGGGCGGCCGCTTCCAGCAGCAGGCCTGGCAGCTCCAGCTGCTGACCAACCTCGACGAGCTGCCCGACTACGAGGACGGCTGGGGCCGCGGCGGGGGCGGCCAGGGTGCGCCAGTCGACGCCGACGGCGAGCCCGTCTTCTACGCCCTGCCCGACTCCTGGGACGCCGCCCGCAACGACGGCGAGCGCTGGCGGTGGGCCCTCGAGCAATACGCCGGCCACGGCGACTACGAGCGGTCGCAGGCGTTGCTGATGCGCGCCCGGTTCCTGGAGAGCCAGTTCGGCGTGCAGACGATGGCCCAGTACTTCCCGCTGCTCAACCAGGACAGCGGCAACGAGGCCAGCATCTTCACGCTGCACACCCTCGCCGAGGACGAGACCATCGCCCGCCTGGCCACCGGCGTGCGGCGGTTCAAGCTCCCCGCCGACCAGAACCACATCAAGCTCTACCAGGAGGTGCTCCAGAACCCGTCGGCCCAGCAGCTCAAACACCCGCTGGTTCAGGCCGCCAGTTCGTTGGCCCAGTTGTTCCAGAACCGCCGTCAGTACCCGCGAGCGGTGGAGTACTTCGACGCGGCGCTCGAGCACGCCACCGAACGGCAGCGCGAGTCGTTCCAGAGATCACGAGAGCAGATCGTGGGTGACTGGGGCGAGTTCCAGCCAACCGAGCCGCAGCCCGCCGGTCAGGGCGCGACGGTCGAGTACCGCTTCCGCAACGCGGGTTCGGTCCACCTGACCGCCAAGCAGATCGACATCCGCAAGCTGCTGATGGACGTGAAGGCGTACCTCGACTCCCGCCCGGAAAAGCTTGAATGGGAGGAGCTCGACATCAGCAATGTCGGGCACCGGCTGCTCAGGGAGGGCCAGGAGCAGTACCTGGGCGAGGTCGCCGCCGAGTGGGACCTGGACCTCGACCCGCCGGCCGACCACTTCGACCAGCAGATCACCATCACCACGCCGCTGCAAAAGTCGGGCGCGTACTGGCTGACCGCCAAGCCGGCCGACGGCGCAGTCAGCCACACCGTGCTGTGGCTGGCGGACACGGCTATCGTCCGCAAGCCGCTGGACGGCAAGCAGCTGTACTTCGTCGCCGACGCCAAGAACGGCCGGCCGGTGGCCGGCGCCGCCATCGAGTTGTTCGGCTTCCGCCAGCGGGCCGTCGAAGACCGCCCCAACCGCTACCAGGTCGACACCCAGCGGTTCGCCGAGAAGACCGACGCCGGCGGCCTCGTCCGCGTCGACGTGGCCGAGAAGCCCCGCGAGCCCAACTACCAGTGGCTGGCGATCGCCACGACCGTCGACGGCCGCTTCGCCTACCTCGGCTTCGACGGGTTCGGCCGGTCGCGGCTGCACCGCCAGCAGTACAACCAGACCAAGGCGTTTGTCATCACCGACCGGCCGGTCTACCGCCCGGGGCAGAAGGTGCACTACAAGGCCTGGGTCCAGCGCGCCGAGTACGGCGCCGCGGAGAACACCTCGGAGTTCGCCCACAAGTCGTTCCGCGTCGAGCTGACCGACGGCCGCAACGAGAAGGTGCAGGAGGTCACGCTGACGTCCAACGCCTACGGCGCGATCGAGGGCGAGTACGAGCTGCCCGACGGCGCCACGCTGGGCGCCTACCAGCTAAATGTGCTGGGGCACGGCGCCGGTGGGTTCCGGGTTGAGGAGTACAAGAAACCCGAGTACGAGGTCACCGTCGAGGCGCCCCACGACGGCGTTGCGCTCGGCGAGAAGTTCACCGCCAAGATCGAGGCCCGCTACTACTTCGGCTCGCCGGTCGTGAACGCGGTCGTCAAGTACAAGGTCACGCGCACCAAGCGGGACGCCGACTGGTTCCCGCCCCGCCCCTGGGACTGGCTCTACGGGCCGGGCTACGGCTGGCTAGGGTGCGATTACGACTGGCACCCCGGCTTCCGCCATTGGGGCGTCCGCTGCCCGACACCGGGCTGGTGGCCCTGGCGGCAGCCGGACCCGCCCGAGGTGGTCGCCGAGGGCGAGACGCCCATCGGCGCCGACGGTTCGATCGAGGTCGAGATTGACACCTCGCTCGCCAAGGCGCTGCACCCCAACTCCGACCACAACTACCACATCGAGGCCCAGGTGGTCGACGAGTCGCGCCGCACCATCGTCGGCGCCGGCGACGTCCTGGTCGCCCGCCAGCCGTACCGCGCGTACGTCTGGACCGACCGCGGGCACTACCGCGTAGGCGATCCGCTGGAGGCACGGGTCGCGGTCCGGTCCGCCGGCGGCGAGCCGCTCGCCAAGACCGGGGTGCTGCGGCTGCTGAAACTCACCTACAGCGGCGACGGGCAAGAGCCCGAAGAGACCGAGGTCCGCCGCTGGGAGCTCGCCACCAAGGCCGACGGGCTCGCCAGCCTGCAGATCAAAGCATCGGAGCCCGGCCAGTACCGATTGTCGTTCACCTCCAAGACAGATGCCGGGCAAGAGATCGAGGGGGGCCACGTCTTTACGATCGCCGGCGAGGGTTTTGACGGCGCCGGGTTCGCTTTCAACGACCTTGAGATCGTCCCCGACAAGGCCGAGTACCTCACCGGCGAGAAGGTCCGGCT
It encodes:
- a CDS encoding endonuclease/exonuclease/phosphatase family protein, yielding MPWFWIARLVSAFVVVATLLPLLPVGAWWVRVCDFPRLQLAAVSLLPVLLLAVAGGQAPWFGERGLLAAVCLLAFGWQLSHVVRYTGLTSQEVAHAPENAGQDSLRLVIANLEYTNDQKQAMLEKLRSTQPDVLLLIEFDDAWAEALAPLQQSLPHHSGTVEGEGLGLTLWSRLPLEDPEVRYLISERRPSIHTGLALPGGRSVRLICVHPTPPGLRDSTGEERRDSRVRDAELVVVADEVAKSGDTPCIVTGDFNDVAWSHTTRLFKRLSGLHDPRVGRGLYNTYPSHYPLLRFPIDHVFVSPGFQLRELSRIELPGSDHFGVIADVVPPAAAAEDPGAGEGDRQEAEEILEEGKQDAEQRDIKSDEADQHTLGAGRVAPRVV
- a CDS encoding ABC transporter permease, yielding MLAELPIIPLRNLAVTLIPVAAVLAILWRWSLAPWSGVYALGRMLAQLLVIGYVLTLVFQTDQPAVVGLVLTVMLLSAGWIALRTVDRPTWRRRGRAVLSILIGGGVTLGVCTQVVLSLETWFEPRYVVPLAGMALANAMNTVSLAAERFEAETGRGVRACEARAAAMRACMIPATNALLAVGLVSIPGMMTGQVLAGVDPLIAARYQIMVMAMVYGSAGLSGACYLWFESRHVGADPLDDGTPAP
- a CDS encoding GH92 family glycosyl hydrolase, whose product is MPLRASSLALLTLLALGVRGAANADELPDLVRHVNTLQGTNSRFELTRGNTYPTCALPFGMHTWTPQTGHNGDGWKYQYHKDTIRGFQQAHQCSSWSNDYAVFSLMPVVGDLKVDQHARAARFSHDDEVGKPHYYGVKLANGVQTEISPTTRGAMLRFRFPAERDAHLVLDGYTGRSEVRLDPDNNRIVGWVRNGRNQPRGFVNHFVVQFDTPYQAFGCWRARSGEVEPGQDQARGRGAGAYVTFPPGAVVQAKAASSYVSAEQAELNLNRELGDYNQLEEVKQAAEEVWNRHLGTIMVEGGSEERTDTFYSCYFRASLFPRKFYERDENGDPFYRSPYDGELHQGYLYTDTGLWDTFRAQMPLNALLYPEMHGRYMQGLMAAYRQCGWLPSWSFPGEAGSMIGNHAISLLTDAWAKGIHTFDPAVALEAYDHESSEKGPWGPANGRRGADVIDRLGYLPYPEFREGTAKTLEYAYDDWCGYHLATLTGHDDYAQKFAARMRSYQHVFDAETGFMRGRDADGKWNDRFDPIEWGGPYTEGSAWHWVWSVFHDPAGLAELLGGDQAFIAKLDAVFDAPAEFKPGTYGAPIHEMREMVLGQMGQYAHGNQPIQHMPYLYAYTSEPWKAQRWTREVMRKLYNATEDGYPGDEDQGQTSSWFVLSALGFYSVCPGVDQYVIGSPAFAKATITLEDGGKFVVEADGNSPENVYIQRATLNGRPFERNYLTHEEVTSGGVLKLQMGPEPNRDRGVRPQDRPYSVSTAAE
- a CDS encoding helix-turn-helix transcriptional regulator codes for the protein MSDQESSPSDQEMILIEDAVAIAKLLGEVAGNEGDVNARKRLLMRRLKELTGADGWLWTVSYCDHSADTPMSVGAIHEDLTDGQFAGWLEASQIGQQPPPENAPLCHVLAEGQHFTRTRDQLVPDEDWYNHPTIKKYRLDRGIDDFLYSIFPLGSVDTYSAIGLYRHVGRERFSARHRRIAHIILANVDWLHFAGAPVLNPRVVRELTPTQRVVLVHLLDGRRRPEIAESMAITENTVRDHVRSVLRFYDAKDQLDLVCKFRAGNGRDLAAV
- a CDS encoding alpha-L-arabinofuranosidase C-terminal domain-containing protein, translating into MTKPSDNPIARRRVLQSLAATAVAPAALSRAATGGGGSVEKIVVDPTPVHEISPYLYMQFMEPLGVTDSSVEASWDHTRNDWRGDLVDATRRLAPTMMRWGGIYTDFYRWREGVGPRDQRPPMLNLQWGGIESNQVGTAEFVDFCRRVGADPLMCVNFESDGRERFMHAQGRPRSGDAQEAADWVSYCNDPDNGERKRHGHQQPLTIKHWQIGNETSYDRNGFDLETTARKTVEFARAMRERDPSISIIGWGDSGWAPRMAAVAGEQIDMLAFHQMFDPDNRREPVLRGERYRRDPSATWQVLMDAWEKNDRKIREVRDSLTGVDLPLAMTECHFAIPGRNRCDVLSTWAAGVSYGRILNNHQRHADVLKIATAADFCGNRWQVNAVMLPTPAGSGAAYLMPVARVMQLYRHHIGAHTTDVKHTPPGLDVVASRGDDKLYLHVVNTNQNQPVEAVLDLGDLPTGTAAAHQIADDPMVEVSHLNSDRVMQIKKRELQPGQPWKFPAASVTAVEVSLPA
- a CDS encoding undecaprenyl-phosphate glucose phosphotransferase; translated protein: MNSTTRGIRQHSSVLHGVHRLLDAVAIAGTLYVALQATPTGGEAGHTLANEWLIISAAAVLAMHVAAEVTGVYHSWRGDRLRRELGCIAMTWGYAIAGLLGVGLVSHYNVRFTYETKVAWLVAAPLSMMAIRVAIRGVQKALRKRGLNTRTVAICGANELGLQLAENLNGCPSLGLRVGGFYDDRGVGEDAGRVADAGDRAGDLDQLVADCRSGRVESVYITFPMRAEQRIRNVLSKLSDTTASVYIVPDFFVFELMHARWTNIDGLPAVSVHENPLHGVDGLFKRFCDLLFGSLLLALLAAPMAVIAAAVKLTSRGPVFFRQKRYGLDGREILVWKFRSMRTEDNGPVVRQATRGDSRITPLGAVLRRTSLDELPQLFNVLQGTMSLVGPRPHATAHNEQYRTLIDGYMLRHKVKPGITGLAQVMGFRGETETLDKMQGRVRYDHQYIRDWSLWMDLKILVRTALVVLKQENAY